A stretch of the Lolium perenne isolate Kyuss_39 chromosome 3, Kyuss_2.0, whole genome shotgun sequence genome encodes the following:
- the LOC127340179 gene encoding uncharacterized protein has product MDYQGNNVRDFLNANGHVVLKRVDNNYNLKSFSQKEIEDITNGYYTVLGEGGFGKVYKGKLDDLRPVAVKRYKNGTNKEEFAREVIVHSQINHKNVVRLLGCCTEENSLMIVMEFVCNGNLENILHCSNANVIVPFPLEQRLDIAIESAEVLSCMHSMFSPVLHGDIKPANILLDENFRPKISDFGIARLLAAEGNQYTRSVIGCIGYMDPLFCQSGILTPKSDVYSFGVVLLEIITRKKAVDGNIILAQSFAEALRKGKKVRRMFDEEIANDRKNMKLLDNIAKLADECLKMEEKMRPEMVEVADRLRTVRKAFHQRKGRNSTGSNIGLTRTALAENVISPTPATSVTLNNNDNTLPSTVPTISMDELQEITGNFSNDALIGQGSSSKVFFGVLKDGHMSAIKKFNPTKNNILEIPVVSRFKHRNVVQLLGYCVEGDNRVLAYEHTSRGSLHDILHGKRNVIGAEPGMVLSWAERVNIALSAATGLEFLHKKARPCIVHGHIKSSNILLFGSDVAKIGGIGVSHAPSYIDNTFCRICSGYESPEYLLKGQFSTKDDVYSFGVVLLELLTGRKVFDATLPRDQQRIVTWATPRLSKDMQQCVDRRLGGKYPPGDVTKEREQLPIFFRRKLKGSIYSMAIQG; this is encoded by the exons ATGGATTACCAAGGGAACAATGTTAGGGATTTTCTTAATGCTAATGGACATGTCGTTCTTAAAAGGGTGGATAACAACTACAATCTAAAATCTTTCAGTCAGAAAGAGATAGAAGACATCACCAATGGGTATTACACCGTGCTGGGAGAAGGGGGATTTGGTAAGGTTTACAAAGGAAAATTAGATGATCTCCGTCCAGTTGcagtaaagaggtacaaaaatggAACTAATAAAGAAGAGTTTGCCAGGGAAGTGATAGTGCACTCCCAGATAAACCACAAGAACGTCGTCAGACTGCTAGGTTGCTGCACAGAGGAAAATTCTCTTATGATTGTAATGGAGTTTGTATGCAATGGCAACCTCGAAAATATCCTTCACTGCAGCAATGCTAATGTTATTGTCCCCTTCCCTTTGGAACAACGTTTGGACATCGCCATTGAGTCCGCTGAAGTAttatcatgcatgcattcaatgTTTAGTCCTGTTCTTCATGGTGACATCAAACCTGCTAATATACTTTTGGACGAAAATTTTCGGCCAAAGATATCGGATTTTGGGATAGCAAGATTGCTTGCTGCTGAAGGGAATCAGTATACCAGATCTGTCATTGGCTGCATAGGTTACATGGACCCTTTGTTCTGTCAGAGTGGGATCCTGACTCCAAAGAGTGATGTATACAGTTTTGGAGTTGTTTTACTGGAAATTATCACGAGAAAGAAAGCTGTGGATGGAAATATTATCCTAGCTCAAAGTTTCGCTGAAGCCCTTAGGAAAGGGAAAAAGGTGAGACGAATGTTTGATGAGGAAATTGCAAATGATAGAAAGAACATGAAATTGCTTGACAATATCGCAAAACTAGCAGACGAATGCTTGAAAATGGAGGAAAAAATGCGTCCAGAAATGGTTGAAGTAGCTGACAGACTTAGGACAGTTAGGAAAGCTTTCCATCAACGCAAGGGCAGAAATTCTACAG GTAGCAACATTGGACTTACTAGAACTGCACTGGCAGAGAATGTGATTTCCCCTACCCCTGCTACCTCTGTTACTCTGAATAACAATGACAATACTCTACCATCTACGGTACCGACCATTTCCATGGATGAACTGCAGGAAATAACGGGGAACTTTAGCAATGACGCTCTAATAGGACAGGGCTCATCCAGTAAAGTTTTCTTCGGAGTGCTGAAAGATGGACATATGTCCGCGATCAAGAAGTTTAATCCTACAAAAAATAACATTTTAGAG ATTCCGGTGGTCTCAAGATTCAAACATAGGAACGTTGTCCAGCTTCTAGGATACTGTGTTGAAGGAGACAACCGTGTTCTTGCTTACGAGCACACATCCAGGGGGTCCTTGCATGATATTCTTCACG GTAAAAGGAATGTTATTGGAGCCGAACCAGGAATGGTTCTATCATGGGCGGAACGAGTGAATATTGCCCTAAGTGCTGCAACTGGACTTGAGTTCCTCCACAAGAAGGCACGGCCTTGCATTGTCCACGGTCACATCAAGTCCAGCAACATACTTCTCTTTGGCAGCGACGTCGCAAAGATTGGTGGCATCGGTGTTTCACATGCCCCTAGCTACATAGATAATACTTTTT GTCGGATATGTTCTGGTTACGAATCGCCTGAGTACCTCTTGAAAG GGCAATTTAGCACAAAAGACGATGTCTACAGCTTCGgtgtcgtgctgctggaactttTAACAGGCCGGAAGGTATTTGATGCTACATTACCCCGTGACCAGCAAAGAATCGTGACATGG GCTACACCGAGACTTAGCAAGGACATGCAGCAATGCGTCGATAGGAGGCTTGGAGGAAAATACCCTCCCGGGGATGTCACCAAG GAAAGAGAGCAATTGCCTATATTTTTCAGAAGAAAACTGAAGGGGAGCATctacagtatggccatccaaggTTGA